One genomic segment of Pseudomonas sp. RU47 includes these proteins:
- a CDS encoding DUF1127 domain-containing protein has product MNGLSDVRLTLHSQELAAGQKDNARNLMRNAPSGLSRWNLFWHRLHTRKALLALTADQLKDIGLTREQALEEGLKPFWRI; this is encoded by the coding sequence ATGAACGGCTTGAGCGATGTGCGGCTGACGTTACACAGTCAGGAACTGGCGGCAGGGCAGAAGGACAACGCACGCAATCTCATGCGTAACGCGCCATCCGGTCTTAGCCGCTGGAACCTGTTCTGGCATCGTCTGCACACGCGCAAGGCGTTGCTGGCGCTGACGGCGGACCAGCTCAAGGATATCGGGCTGACCCGTGAGCAGGCGCTGGAGGAGGGGTTGAAGCCGTTCTGGCGGATCTGA
- a CDS encoding phospholipase D family protein, with the protein MSFRQPLFALLLLASFLSGCASLDVPREPSQALPASDSSFGRSIQAQAAPYQGRSGFRLLSNSSEAFTARAELIRNAQTSLDLQYYIVHDGISTRMLVEELLKAADRGVRVRILLDDTTSDGLDQIIATLAAHPQIQIRLFNPLHLGRSTGVTRAAGRLFNLSLQHRRMHNKLWLADNSAAIVGGRNLGDEYFDAEPNLNFTDIDMLSVGPVAEQLGHSFDQYWNSALSKPIDEFLSSQPTAKDLKNTRTRLEESLEETRKQNHALYQQLMTFKTAPRMDIWRKELIWAWNQALWDAPSKVLAKGEPDPQLLLTTQLAPELRGVSKELIMISAYFVPGQPGLVYLTGRADAGVSVSLLTNALEATDVPAVHGGYAPYRKALLEHGVKLYELRRQPGDNYGSGPHVFYSKSFRGSDSSLHSKAMIFDRQKSFIGSFNFDPRSVLWNTEVGVLVDSPELAWHVRELALQGMAPALSYEAKLENGQIVWVTEDNGQMHTLTKEPGSWWRRFNAWFSTTVGLERML; encoded by the coding sequence GTGAGCTTCAGACAGCCCCTGTTCGCTTTGCTGTTACTCGCCTCGTTCCTGAGTGGCTGTGCCAGTCTCGATGTTCCGCGCGAGCCGAGTCAGGCATTGCCGGCATCCGATTCCAGCTTCGGCCGTTCGATCCAGGCGCAAGCGGCGCCCTATCAAGGCCGCTCGGGGTTTCGCCTGCTGTCCAACAGCAGCGAGGCGTTCACCGCCCGCGCCGAACTGATCCGCAACGCCCAGACCAGCCTCGATCTGCAGTACTACATCGTCCACGACGGCATCAGCACGCGAATGCTGGTGGAGGAACTGCTCAAGGCTGCCGACCGTGGCGTGCGCGTGCGCATCCTGCTCGATGACACCACCAGCGATGGCCTCGACCAGATCATCGCCACACTCGCGGCGCATCCGCAGATTCAGATTCGTCTGTTCAATCCACTCCACCTTGGCCGCAGTACCGGCGTCACGCGGGCAGCAGGCCGCTTGTTCAATCTATCGCTGCAACATCGGCGTATGCACAACAAGCTGTGGCTGGCGGACAACAGCGCGGCCATCGTCGGCGGACGCAATCTGGGTGACGAGTATTTCGACGCCGAGCCGAATCTGAATTTCACTGATATCGACATGCTCAGTGTCGGGCCTGTCGCCGAGCAGCTCGGCCACAGTTTCGACCAGTACTGGAACAGCGCCCTGAGCAAACCGATCGACGAATTCCTCTCCAGCCAGCCGACCGCCAAAGACCTGAAAAACACCCGCACGCGCCTGGAAGAGTCGCTGGAAGAAACCCGCAAACAGAATCACGCGCTGTATCAGCAATTGATGACCTTCAAGACTGCGCCGCGCATGGACATCTGGCGCAAAGAGCTGATCTGGGCGTGGAATCAGGCATTGTGGGACGCGCCGAGCAAGGTCTTGGCCAAGGGTGAGCCGGATCCGCAATTGCTGCTGACCACGCAACTGGCACCCGAGCTCAGAGGCGTGAGCAAAGAGCTGATCATGATTTCGGCGTACTTCGTGCCGGGCCAGCCAGGTCTGGTTTACCTGACCGGTCGCGCCGATGCCGGCGTCTCGGTGAGCCTGCTGACCAACGCGCTGGAGGCCACCGATGTACCGGCGGTGCATGGCGGCTATGCACCGTATCGCAAGGCGTTGCTGGAGCATGGCGTGAAGTTGTATGAACTGCGGCGCCAGCCTGGGGATAACTATGGCAGCGGCCCGCATGTGTTTTACAGCAAGTCGTTTCGTGGTTCGGACTCAAGCCTGCACAGCAAAGCAATGATCTTTGATCGGCAGAAATCGTTTATCGGCTCATTCAACTTCGACCCGCGCTCGGTGCTGTGGAATACCGAGGTCGGGGTGTTGGTCGACAGCCCGGAACTGGCCTGGCATGTGCGCGAACTGGCCTTGCAGGGCATGGCGCCAGCGTTGAGCTATGAGGCGAAGCTTGAGAACGGGCAGATCGTCTGGGTGACTGAGGACAACGGCCAGATGCATACCCTGACCAAAGAGCCGGGGAGTTGGTGGCGGCGGTTCAACGCGTGGTTCAGCACCACTGTCGGCCTTGAGCGAATGCTTTAA
- a CDS encoding aminotransferase-like domain-containing protein, producing the protein MTLYVNLAELLGTRIENGFYRPGDRLPSVRALSVEHGVSLSTVQQAYRMLEDSGLATPKPKSGYFVPVGRELPELPAVGRPAQRPVEISQWDQVLELIRAVPRKDVVQLGRGMPDISSPTMKPLLRGLARISRRQDMPGLYYDNIHGTLELREQIARLMLDSGCQLSASDLVVTTGCHEALSTSIHAICEPGDIVAVDSPSFHGAMQTLKGLGMKALEIPTDPLTGISLEALELALEQWPIKVIQLTPNCNNPLGYIMPESRKRALLNLAQRFDVAIIEDDVYGELAYTYPRPRTIKSFDEDGRVLLCSSFSKTLAPGLRIGWVAPGRYLERVLHMKYISTGSTAPQPQIAIAEFLKAGHFEPHLRRMRTQYQRSRDLMIDWVTRYFPAGTRASRPQGSFMLWVELPEGFDTLKLNRELHDQGVQIAVGSIFSASGKYRNCLRMNYAAKPTAQIEEAVRKVGETAVRLLAEAD; encoded by the coding sequence ATGACCCTTTACGTAAACCTCGCCGAATTGCTCGGCACGCGCATCGAAAACGGTTTCTATCGACCCGGCGATCGGTTGCCGTCGGTGCGCGCCTTGAGCGTCGAACACGGGGTCAGCCTGAGCACGGTGCAACAGGCCTATCGCATGCTCGAGGACAGTGGCCTGGCCACACCAAAACCCAAGTCCGGCTACTTTGTACCGGTCGGTCGCGAGCTGCCGGAGCTGCCCGCCGTCGGTCGTCCGGCGCAACGGCCGGTGGAGATTTCGCAGTGGGATCAGGTGCTGGAATTGATTCGCGCGGTGCCGCGCAAGGACGTCGTGCAACTGGGTCGCGGCATGCCCGACATCAGCTCGCCAACCATGAAACCGTTGCTGCGCGGTCTGGCGCGGATCAGCCGCCGCCAGGACATGCCCGGCCTGTATTACGACAACATTCACGGCACTCTCGAACTGCGCGAACAGATCGCTCGGCTGATGCTCGATTCCGGTTGCCAGTTGAGCGCCAGCGACCTGGTCGTCACCACCGGGTGCCACGAAGCGCTGTCCACCAGCATCCACGCGATCTGCGAGCCGGGCGACATCGTCGCGGTCGATTCGCCGAGCTTCCACGGCGCCATGCAAACGCTCAAAGGCCTGGGCATGAAAGCCCTGGAAATTCCCACCGACCCGCTTACCGGCATCAGCCTCGAAGCGCTGGAACTGGCGCTTGAACAATGGCCGATCAAGGTCATTCAGCTCACCCCGAACTGCAATAACCCGCTCGGCTACATCATGCCGGAGTCGCGCAAACGCGCCCTGCTCAACCTCGCGCAACGCTTTGATGTGGCGATCATCGAGGACGATGTGTATGGCGAACTGGCCTACACCTACCCGCGTCCGCGCACGATCAAATCCTTCGACGAAGACGGCCGCGTATTGCTGTGCAGTTCGTTTTCCAAGACCCTGGCGCCGGGGCTGCGCATTGGTTGGGTCGCACCGGGCCGCTACCTCGAGCGCGTGCTGCACATGAAATACATCAGCACCGGATCGACCGCACCGCAGCCGCAGATTGCCATCGCCGAATTCCTCAAGGCCGGTCATTTCGAACCGCACTTGCGGCGCATGCGCACGCAATACCAGCGCAGCCGCGACCTGATGATCGACTGGGTGACGCGGTACTTTCCCGCGGGTACTCGCGCCAGCCGGCCGCAAGGCAGCTTCATGTTGTGGGTCGAATTGCCGGAAGGTTTCGACACCCTGAAACTCAATCGTGAGTTACACGACCAAGGCGTACAGATTGCCGTCGGCAGCATCTTTTCCGCTTCGGGCAAGTACCGCAATTGCCTGCGCATGAACTACGCTGCCAAACCGACAGCGCAGATCGAAGAGGCGGTGCGCAAAGTCGGCGAGACCGCTGTCAGATTGCTGGCCGAAGCCGACTGA